One part of the Chryseobacterium mulctrae genome encodes these proteins:
- a CDS encoding superoxide dismutase, translating to MKIFKIAALSAVFAAQFAFAQFKQTPLPYAYNALEGNIDAQTMEIHYSKHAAAYVANLNKAIAGTPQEKQTLFEILSKAGTLPMAVRNNAGGHYNHELFWTVLTPQKDTKPSAKLTKAITDAFGSMDAFKEKMSKAGADRFGSGWAWLSVDKNGKLFVSSTPNQDNPLMDVVEEKGTPIFGIDVWEHAYYLKYQNKRADYLTAIWNVTNWKEISRRYDEALSKK from the coding sequence ATGAAGATTTTTAAAATCGCTGCACTAAGTGCGGTTTTTGCGGCGCAGTTTGCGTTTGCACAGTTTAAGCAGACCCCTTTACCATACGCATACAATGCATTGGAAGGTAATATCGATGCGCAAACGATGGAAATTCACTATTCAAAACACGCAGCGGCTTATGTTGCCAATTTGAATAAAGCTATTGCCGGAACTCCACAGGAAAAGCAAACTTTATTTGAAATTCTTTCAAAAGCGGGAACTTTACCAATGGCTGTAAGAAATAATGCGGGAGGTCACTACAACCACGAGTTGTTCTGGACGGTTCTTACACCACAAAAAGACACGAAACCATCTGCAAAATTAACAAAAGCAATTACTGATGCTTTCGGAAGCATGGATGCTTTTAAGGAAAAAATGAGCAAAGCAGGAGCAGACCGTTTCGGTTCGGGTTGGGCATGGCTTTCTGTTGATAAAAACGGGAAATTATTCGTTTCTTCAACACCAAACCAAGATAACCCTTTGATGGATGTTGTGGAAGAAAAAGGAACTCCAATCTTCGGGATCGATGTTTGGGAGCACGCTTATTACCTGAAATATCAGAACAAAAGAGCTGATTATTTAACTGCGATCTGGAACGTAACCAACTGGAAAGAAATCAGCAGAAGATATGATGAAGCGTTAAGCAAAAAATAA
- a CDS encoding transporter, with product MKKIFLILSLVLFNLNQAKTINDSLYIPNDLSEILFNECDACGCAAGNGSSGFESLLNPQFIGIKYFAQHYKAKENLFVNDLTQDQYFNTIQLWAKVPLTQKLSVYASLPFHFHEKKTLQGDININGTGDFNLMGIYKLINSKDNMHELNGGVGVKVPLGKFDEKGVSGVNPSFQLGTGSWDYQAVLNYRFQKNKVSVLLNTDYTIKTENKKHYQFGNQWNYSATGFYQIFRNEKTIISGKAGFQGEVYDRNRQYKEHLPKTAGSALYGKMGFEASFKKLSMGTELMLPTYTNLAGGDIEAKSRFSVFINFGI from the coding sequence ATGAAGAAGATATTTTTAATTTTAAGTCTGGTTTTATTTAATTTAAATCAAGCTAAAACGATCAATGACAGTTTATATATTCCAAACGATCTGAGTGAAATTTTATTTAATGAATGTGATGCTTGCGGATGTGCTGCAGGAAACGGCTCTTCCGGTTTTGAATCGCTTTTAAATCCTCAGTTTATTGGAATTAAATATTTTGCTCAACATTACAAAGCGAAAGAGAATTTGTTTGTGAATGATTTAACCCAAGACCAGTATTTTAATACGATTCAGCTTTGGGCTAAAGTTCCTTTAACTCAAAAATTAAGTGTTTATGCAAGTTTACCGTTTCATTTTCATGAAAAGAAAACTTTGCAGGGTGACATTAATATCAATGGGACTGGTGATTTTAATCTGATGGGAATTTATAAACTGATCAACTCAAAAGACAATATGCATGAGCTAAACGGTGGAGTAGGAGTAAAAGTTCCGCTCGGAAAATTTGATGAAAAAGGAGTTTCGGGAGTTAATCCAAGTTTTCAGTTGGGAACCGGAAGTTGGGATTATCAGGCTGTTTTGAATTACAGATTTCAAAAAAATAAAGTGTCTGTTCTTCTCAATACCGATTATACCATAAAAACTGAGAATAAGAAACACTACCAGTTTGGCAATCAATGGAATTATTCAGCCACCGGATTTTATCAAATTTTTAGAAATGAGAAAACCATTATCTCTGGAAAAGCCGGTTTTCAGGGCGAAGTTTATGACAGAAACCGTCAGTACAAAGAACATCTTCCGAAAACTGCAGGAAGTGCTTTATATGGAAAAATGGGGTTTGAAGCTTCCTTTAAAAAGTTGAGTATGGGAACAGAATTAATGCTTCCGACTTACACCAATTTGGCTGGTGGAGATATTGAAGCTAAATCCAGATTCAGTGTTTTTATCAACTTTGGGATTTAA
- a CDS encoding MbnP family protein: protein MKIYKFLSLLFIVFTFFTFTSCRNNDEEDSSPETNGKLQLKFENGFNNLGNIVLNQTTQTSSNGQKHQFSTLKYVISNISLIDENGNEFKYNENNPDKGAFIINQEKAVAGIVYVDLDEIPKNNYIKIKFGLGISQNAYLLGQNGQAEFWEKAKKESLTWSWAAGYIFVKLEGKYGTGSANTEFMNHTGNMGNVTANNTPDLYREVILDLPTTARVSASVKPSIHILADLNQYLSGETTISFSTTNDMAMGSNQHLVNVTNNLTKMFKVDHVHND from the coding sequence ATGAAAATTTATAAATTTTTATCATTATTATTTATTGTCTTTACTTTTTTCACTTTTACATCATGTAGAAACAACGATGAAGAAGATTCATCACCTGAAACAAATGGAAAACTTCAGCTCAAATTCGAAAACGGTTTCAATAACCTTGGAAATATTGTTCTCAATCAAACGACTCAAACCTCTTCAAACGGACAAAAACATCAGTTTTCAACTTTAAAATATGTTATCAGCAACATCAGTTTAATCGATGAAAACGGAAACGAATTCAAATACAACGAAAATAATCCCGACAAAGGCGCTTTTATCATCAATCAGGAAAAAGCAGTTGCCGGAATTGTTTATGTAGATTTAGATGAAATTCCAAAAAACAATTATATAAAAATAAAATTCGGATTGGGAATCAGTCAGAACGCGTATTTACTCGGACAAAACGGACAGGCAGAATTTTGGGAAAAAGCTAAAAAAGAAAGTCTCACCTGGTCTTGGGCTGCAGGATATATTTTCGTGAAATTGGAAGGGAAATACGGAACAGGTTCTGCCAATACAGAATTTATGAATCACACCGGAAACATGGGAAATGTTACCGCCAACAATACTCCGGATTTATATCGTGAAGTAATTTTAGACCTTCCGACAACAGCAAGAGTTTCTGCAAGTGTAAAACCTTCCATTCATATTTTGGCAGATCTTAATCAATATTTGAGCGGAGAAACAACAATAAGTTTTTCCACAACAAATGATATGGCGATGGGGTCTAATCAGCATTTGGTGAATGTGACAAATAATTTAACCAAAATGTTTAAAGTAGACCATGTTCACAATGATTAA
- a CDS encoding RagB/SusD family nutrient uptake outer membrane protein, which yields MKKLKYISFALIAAVSLISCENDLETAPTNQADEAEIFKTAESAETVINGTWAKFNDDGTTYANIGYSTVLRTSDAMGSDVAVLTNKYGFPSAYAFTDLVNNTGSRSLYIWTSLYSVINNMNNVIAKIDAAEGTQEKKDQVKGQAKALRAFCYWNLASFYQFSYLKDKNAPTAPIYTEPATTNSVGKKKASLEEIYNLIKSDLTDANQLLQNYSRNNKDKIDRSVVNGLLARVYLNTGEWTKAVASAQIAKTGFPLMNAEKYKEGFNDITNGEWIWGHAQTQEQSGESYAFHYLDVSSSGSYYYSFMADPYFKDLFDTNDIRSSLFSWDGLPGREGLLRYAKFKFKANLIADIVFMRAAEMYLIEAEAEARSGNVANAVAILNQLKTARKANVYTGSIAQNDVIKEVLIERRKELFGEGFSLSDIIRTQGKVERKAYVNSSGQPIPVQITTPNGTVKTVNGRGHSVFAFPDQSAFAPNSRYYLFSIPQKEIENNPNL from the coding sequence ATGAAAAAATTAAAATATATATCTTTTGCTTTAATTGCTGCAGTTTCTCTGATAAGTTGTGAAAATGACCTTGAAACTGCCCCGACAAATCAGGCAGATGAAGCCGAAATTTTCAAGACTGCTGAAAGTGCTGAAACGGTGATCAACGGAACCTGGGCAAAATTTAATGATGACGGAACAACGTATGCCAATATTGGATATTCAACGGTTTTAAGAACCAGCGATGCAATGGGAAGTGATGTTGCGGTTTTGACCAATAAATATGGTTTTCCATCGGCTTATGCATTTACCGATTTGGTGAATAATACAGGTAGTAGATCGCTTTATATCTGGACATCTTTATATTCTGTTATCAATAATATGAATAACGTGATCGCTAAAATTGATGCAGCAGAAGGAACTCAGGAAAAGAAAGATCAGGTGAAAGGCCAGGCGAAAGCTTTGCGTGCTTTTTGTTACTGGAATCTTGCAAGTTTTTATCAGTTCAGTTATTTAAAAGATAAAAATGCACCAACGGCTCCAATTTATACAGAACCAGCAACGACCAATTCTGTAGGAAAGAAAAAAGCGAGTCTTGAAGAAATTTATAATTTAATTAAAAGTGATTTAACTGATGCCAACCAATTGCTTCAAAACTATTCTAGAAATAATAAAGATAAAATCGATCGCTCTGTAGTTAACGGGCTTTTGGCAAGAGTATATCTGAATACAGGAGAATGGACGAAAGCTGTAGCTTCTGCACAAATTGCCAAGACAGGATTTCCGCTAATGAATGCCGAGAAATATAAAGAAGGCTTCAACGATATTACCAACGGAGAATGGATCTGGGGACATGCACAAACTCAGGAACAGTCTGGTGAAAGCTATGCATTCCACTATTTGGATGTTTCATCTTCGGGAAGTTATTATTACAGTTTTATGGCCGATCCTTATTTTAAAGATCTGTTTGATACGAATGATATCCGTTCTTCTCTATTTTCTTGGGATGGTTTACCGGGAAGAGAAGGGCTTTTGAGATATGCTAAATTTAAGTTTAAAGCTAATTTAATTGCCGATATCGTTTTCATGAGAGCTGCTGAAATGTATTTAATTGAAGCTGAAGCTGAAGCAAGAAGCGGAAATGTTGCCAATGCTGTTGCAATTTTAAACCAACTAAAAACAGCAAGAAAAGCCAATGTTTATACGGGTTCAATTGCACAAAATGATGTCATTAAAGAAGTTTTGATTGAAAGAAGAAAAGAATTGTTCGGAGAAGGTTTTTCTCTTTCAGATATCATCAGAACACAAGGTAAAGTGGAAAGAAAAGCTTATGTAAACTCAAGTGGACAACCAATCCCGGTGCAGATTACAACGCCAAATGGTACGGTGAAAACGGTTAATGGAAGAGGACATTCTGTTTTTGCATTTCCTGATCAGTCAGCTTTTGCGCCCAATAGCAGATATTATTTGTTTTCAATTCCGCAGAAAGAAATTGAGAACAATCCAAATTTATAG
- a CDS encoding SCO family protein, with translation MSKSKKTESSAKKKIIIPIAVIALLFLGIGVGMSYFKSSLYTVMKVPDFELTDQNSKKITNKEMLGKVYLVEFFFSKCPTICPVMNTNMRFIEDQINNPDFGIISISIDPENDTPELLKQHAQKIGTKSPNWHFLTGDRTYIGDLADKFDIYVGDKEDESENLNHSGMIALVDKEGNIRCRYNKENMPILYYSGLNYEDAEGKIPKLNGKFHPDREILIEDIKKLLK, from the coding sequence ATGTCCAAAAGTAAAAAAACTGAGAGCAGCGCAAAAAAGAAGATCATTATTCCGATTGCGGTTATTGCATTGTTGTTTTTGGGAATTGGAGTTGGGATGAGCTATTTTAAAAGCAGTCTTTACACGGTGATGAAAGTTCCGGATTTTGAGCTGACGGATCAGAACAGTAAAAAAATTACCAACAAAGAGATGCTCGGAAAAGTATATTTAGTTGAATTTTTCTTCAGCAAATGTCCTACAATTTGTCCGGTGATGAATACCAATATGAGATTTATTGAAGATCAGATCAACAATCCCGATTTTGGAATAATCTCAATAAGCATCGACCCTGAAAATGATACTCCCGAATTATTAAAACAACATGCGCAAAAGATCGGAACAAAATCTCCAAACTGGCATTTTCTGACAGGTGACCGAACTTATATCGGAGATCTTGCAGATAAATTTGATATCTACGTCGGAGACAAAGAAGATGAAAGTGAAAATCTTAATCACAGCGGAATGATCGCTTTAGTTGATAAAGAAGGAAATATCCGTTGTCGCTACAACAAAGAAAATATGCCGATCCTCTATTATTCAGGATTGAATTATGAAGACGCCGAAGGAAAGATCCCTAAATTGAATGGGAAATTTCATCCTGACCGGGAAATTTTAATCGAGGATATCAAGAAATTATTAAAATAA
- a CDS encoding heavy metal translocating P-type ATPase, whose product MEECCTTKPKKEHNHEDHDHDHSHEVQDRSTLQLFLPAIISFGLLLIGITFDNFIENNWFNGWVRLVWYLIAYIPVGIPVLKEAYESIVKGDVFSEFFLMGIATIGAFAIGEYPEGVAVMLFYSVGEVFQAMAVTKAKTNIRSLLDQRPDEVTVLENGTPKVIKAEKANIGDIIQLKSGEKLGLDGELLSEKASFNTSALTGESKPDTKSKGEMVLAGMINLNTVSQVKVTTAYKDSKLSKILEMVQNATSQKAPTELFIRKFAKVYTPIVVFLAIGITFLPYFFVEDYEFKSWLYRALIFLVISCPCALVISIPLGYFGGIGAGSKNGILFKGSNFLDVLANVQNVVMDKTGTMTEGVFKVQEVNFGNEFNKDEILKLVNALESQSTHPVATAIHQFVGEIDHSIQLENVEEIAGHGLKATITDKELLVGNFKLMDKFNINYDLKTENIVYTLIAIAYDKKFVGYLTIADSIKEDAQLTINKLKALNVKTTMLSGDKTSVVQFVANELGIENAFGDLLPEDKVNKVKELKAKNQTVAFVGDGVNDAPVVALSDVGIAMGGLGSDATIETADVVIQDDKPSKIPMAINIGKQTKKIVWQNIILAFAVKAIVLVLGAGGLATMWEAVFADVGVALLAILNAVRIQRMKF is encoded by the coding sequence ATGGAAGAATGTTGCACTACAAAACCTAAAAAAGAGCACAACCACGAAGATCACGACCATGATCATTCTCACGAGGTTCAAGACAGATCAACGCTTCAGCTTTTCTTACCCGCAATTATATCATTTGGTCTGCTTTTGATCGGAATTACGTTTGATAATTTCATTGAAAACAATTGGTTTAACGGTTGGGTGCGTCTTGTTTGGTATTTGATAGCCTATATTCCTGTGGGAATTCCTGTTTTAAAAGAAGCCTACGAAAGTATTGTTAAAGGTGATGTTTTCTCAGAATTTTTCCTGATGGGAATTGCTACGATCGGTGCTTTTGCGATTGGAGAATATCCTGAAGGTGTTGCGGTGATGTTGTTTTATTCGGTGGGTGAAGTTTTTCAGGCAATGGCAGTTACCAAAGCTAAAACCAATATTAGATCTCTTCTCGATCAGCGTCCTGATGAAGTGACCGTTTTAGAAAATGGAACTCCCAAAGTAATAAAAGCTGAAAAAGCGAATATTGGAGATATTATTCAATTAAAATCTGGTGAAAAACTGGGTTTGGATGGTGAATTACTTTCTGAGAAAGCCTCTTTCAATACCTCCGCTCTTACCGGAGAAAGCAAACCTGATACAAAATCGAAAGGTGAAATGGTTTTAGCAGGAATGATCAATTTAAATACAGTCAGTCAGGTAAAAGTGACGACCGCTTATAAAGACAGTAAACTGAGCAAAATTTTAGAAATGGTTCAGAATGCGACCTCTCAAAAAGCTCCGACAGAATTATTCATCAGAAAATTTGCTAAAGTTTATACTCCTATTGTTGTATTTCTGGCGATTGGAATTACTTTTTTACCTTACTTTTTCGTTGAAGATTATGAGTTTAAAAGTTGGCTGTACCGAGCATTGATTTTCTTAGTGATTTCTTGCCCATGTGCGTTGGTGATTTCTATTCCATTGGGTTATTTTGGTGGAATTGGCGCAGGAAGTAAAAATGGAATTTTATTTAAAGGAAGTAATTTTCTGGATGTTTTGGCGAATGTTCAAAACGTTGTGATGGATAAAACAGGAACGATGACTGAAGGTGTTTTCAAGGTTCAGGAAGTGAATTTTGGAAATGAATTTAATAAAGATGAAATTTTAAAACTAGTCAATGCGCTTGAAAGCCAGAGTACGCATCCTGTAGCAACAGCTATTCATCAGTTTGTGGGCGAGATCGATCATTCTATTCAATTAGAAAATGTAGAAGAAATTGCAGGTCACGGTTTAAAAGCAACGATTACAGATAAAGAATTGCTGGTTGGAAACTTTAAGCTGATGGATAAATTCAACATCAATTACGATCTGAAAACTGAAAATATTGTTTATACTTTAATTGCCATAGCGTATGATAAAAAGTTTGTTGGATATCTTACCATCGCAGATTCCATCAAAGAAGATGCTCAGTTAACGATCAATAAACTAAAAGCATTGAATGTAAAAACCACGATGTTAAGTGGCGATAAAACTTCTGTTGTACAGTTTGTTGCGAATGAATTGGGTATTGAAAATGCTTTCGGAGACTTACTTCCTGAAGATAAAGTAAATAAAGTCAAAGAACTGAAAGCTAAAAACCAAACCGTTGCTTTTGTTGGTGATGGAGTAAATGATGCTCCCGTTGTTGCTTTAAGCGATGTCGGAATTGCAATGGGCGGATTGGGAAGTGATGCAACAATTGAAACTGCTGATGTCGTAATTCAGGATGATAAACCGAGCAAAATCCCAATGGCGATCAACATTGGAAAGCAAACTAAAAAGATAGTTTGGCAAAATATAATTTTAGCATTTGCGGTAAAAGCTATTGTTTTAGTTTTAGGAGCAGGAGGTTTAGCAACAATGTGGGAAGCTGTTTTTGCTGATGTGGGAGTTGCATTATTGGCAATCTTAAATGCAGTAAGAATTCAGAGAATGAAGTTTTAA
- a CDS encoding cytochrome-c peroxidase yields the protein MFTMIKQIFKTGLVLMSFLNFISCSEEVIQPLEKDEAVNLQFPSYFPEMTFNQSENSITKNGVELGRKLFYEGRLSRNNTISCGFCHIQENAFTHHGHTVSHGIDDRLGIRNAPPIQNMAFLKRYMWDGVIHNLNQQPIIPMTDVNEMDSSMPEAIAKLSKDEVYKKLFKQAYGDESITGERVLKALSQFMVTLISADSKYDRFKQGKEKLNSEESQGMALFQQKCASCHSGELFTDESFRNTGMYYNTQFKDTGRHRVTLDQNDWMKFRVPSLRNVEYTSPYMHDGRFYTLEAVLNFYSDNVEDDPNLDPQLKQNNHIGIAMNTQEKQFIIAFLKTLSDKSFISNPKFAE from the coding sequence ATGTTCACAATGATTAAGCAGATTTTTAAAACAGGATTGGTTTTAATGTCTTTCCTGAATTTCATTTCATGTTCTGAAGAAGTTATTCAGCCTTTGGAAAAAGACGAAGCGGTGAATCTTCAATTTCCTTCTTATTTTCCGGAAATGACTTTCAATCAATCAGAAAATTCCATCACAAAAAATGGAGTGGAGTTGGGAAGAAAATTATTTTATGAAGGCAGACTTTCCAGAAACAATACGATTTCATGTGGCTTCTGTCATATTCAGGAAAATGCGTTTACGCACCACGGTCACACAGTAAGTCACGGAATCGATGACAGACTAGGAATCAGAAATGCACCACCGATCCAAAATATGGCGTTTTTAAAACGATATATGTGGGACGGTGTAATTCATAATTTAAATCAACAACCGATTATTCCGATGACGGATGTAAACGAAATGGATAGCTCGATGCCTGAAGCAATTGCAAAACTCAGCAAAGATGAGGTGTATAAAAAGCTTTTTAAGCAAGCTTATGGTGATGAAAGTATTACGGGAGAAAGAGTTTTGAAAGCATTGTCTCAGTTTATGGTTACTTTAATTTCTGCTGATTCAAAATATGACCGTTTCAAGCAGGGAAAAGAAAAATTAAACTCTGAAGAATCTCAAGGAATGGCTTTGTTTCAGCAAAAATGTGCGTCGTGTCACAGCGGAGAATTATTTACCGATGAAAGTTTCAGAAATACCGGCATGTATTACAATACTCAATTCAAAGATACAGGGCGACATCGTGTGACGCTTGACCAAAATGACTGGATGAAATTCAGAGTTCCGAGTTTAAGAAATGTAGAATATACTTCGCCTTACATGCACGACGGAAGATTTTATACGTTGGAAGCAGTGCTCAATTTTTATTCAGATAATGTAGAAGATGATCCCAATCTCGACCCGCAATTGAAACAGAATAATCATATCGGAATTGCGATGAATACTCAGGAAAAACAATTCATTATTGCTTTTCTAAAGACTTTGTCCGACAAAAGTTTTATTTCTAATCCCAAGTTTGCGGAATAA
- a CDS encoding YHS domain-containing protein: MKSKVILTALLSVSLFACAQETPKVKHKKKNTTTKTTSQKIKFANAVDPICDMPTESDMKDTAVYKGKTYGFCSSYCKDEFKKNPEKYVQK; this comes from the coding sequence ATGAAATCTAAAGTTATCTTAACGGCATTATTGTCTGTTTCATTATTCGCCTGTGCGCAGGAAACGCCTAAAGTAAAGCATAAAAAGAAAAATACAACTACAAAAACAACCTCACAAAAAATAAAATTTGCAAACGCTGTAGATCCTATTTGTGATATGCCTACCGAAAGCGATATGAAAGATACCGCAGTTTACAAAGGAAAAACGTACGGTTTTTGCAGTAGCTACTGTAAGGATGAGTTTAAGAAAAATCCTGAGAAGTATGTCCAAAAGTAA
- a CDS encoding Fur family transcriptional regulator encodes MKQKIENKLIDKNTKPTSMRILVYDFLSSQETALSLSEIENYFENADRTTIYRTLKTFEEKGIVHSIQENSTTKYKLCHDDCNEKTHKDWHLHFYCKICKQTTCKEDISFPESMKTNFRIDEIRLFAKGICENCLESLQ; translated from the coding sequence ATGAAACAAAAAATCGAAAATAAGCTCATCGACAAAAATACCAAACCTACAAGCATGAGGATCTTGGTTTACGATTTTTTAAGTTCACAAGAAACAGCTTTGTCTTTGTCCGAGATCGAAAATTATTTTGAAAATGCCGATCGAACCACAATTTACAGAACATTAAAAACCTTCGAAGAAAAAGGAATTGTTCACAGCATTCAGGAAAATTCGACCACGAAATATAAATTGTGTCATGATGATTGCAACGAAAAAACGCATAAAGACTGGCATCTGCATTTCTACTGCAAGATCTGCAAACAAACGACCTGCAAAGAAGATATTTCTTTCCCCGAAAGCATGAAAACCAATTTTAGAATTGATGAAATAAGGCTTTTTGCCAAAGGTATTTGCGAAAACTGTCTCGAAAGTTTGCAATAG